Proteins encoded together in one Panthera uncia isolate 11264 chromosome A2, Puncia_PCG_1.0, whole genome shotgun sequence window:
- the TSPAN13 gene encoding tetraspanin-13 isoform X1, with the protein MVCGGFACSKNCLCALNLLYTLVSLLLIGIAAWGIGFGLISSLRVVGVVIAVGIFLFLIALVGLIGAVKHHQVLLFFYMIILLLVFVVQFSVSCACLALNEEQQGQLLEVGWNNTASARNDIQRNLNCCGFRTYNPNDTCLASCVKSSHPCSLCAPIIGKYAGEVLRFVGGIGLFFSFTEILGVWLTYRYRNQKDPRANPSAFL; encoded by the exons TTGGTTAGTCTGTTGCTAATTGGAATCGCCGCATGGGGCATTGGTTTCGGGCTGATTTCCAGCCTCCGGGTGGTCGGCGTCGTCATTGCAGTGGGCATTTTCCTGTTCCTGATTGCCTTGGTGGGGCTGATTGGAGCTGTAAAACACCATCAGGTGTTgctttttttt TACATGATTATTCTCTTACTCGTATTCGTTGTTCAGTTTTCTGTATCATGTGCTTGCTTAGCCCTGAACGAGGAGCAACAG GGTCAGCTTCTCGAAGTTGGTTGGAACAATACAGCAAGTGCTCGAAATGACATCCAGAGAAATTTAAATTGCTGCGGGTTTCGAACTTATAACCCAAATGACACCTGTTTGGCT AGCTGTGTCAAAAGCAGCCACCCATGTTCACTGTGTGCTCCAATAATAGGAAAATATGCTGGAGAGGTTTTGAGATTTGTTGGTGGCATTGGCCTCTTCTTCAGCTTCACAGAG aTCCTGGGTGTTTGGCTGACCTACAGATACAGGAACCAGAAAGATCCTCGTGCTAATCCTAGTGCATTCCTTTGA
- the AGR2 gene encoding anterior gradient protein 2 homolog isoform X1, translating into MGKSRFAMEKISVSAFLLLVALSYTLAKDITVKSGAKKDTKDSAPKLPQTLSRGWGDQLIWTQTYEEALYKSKTSNKPLMIIHHLDECPHSQALKKVFAENKEIQKLAEQFILLNLVYETTDKHLSPDGQYVPRIMFVDPSLTVRADITGRYSNRLYAYEPSDVALLLDNMKKALKLLKTEL; encoded by the exons ATGGGGAAATCCAG ATTTGCCATGGAGAAGATCTCAGTGTCAGCATTCTTGCTCCTTGTCGCCCTCTCTTACACTCTGGCCAAAGATATCACAGTCAAATCAGGAGCTAAGAAGGACACAAAGGACTCGGCACCCAAACTGCCCCAGACCCTCTCCAGAG GTTGGGGTGACCAACTCATCTGGACTCAGACATACGAAGAAGCTTTATACAAATCCAAGACAAG CAACAAACCCTTAATGATTATTCATCACTTGGATGAATGCCCACACAGTCAAG CTTTAAAGAAAGTGTttgctgaaaataaagaaatccagAAATTGGCAGAGCAGTTCATCCTCCTCAATCTAGTT TATGAAACAACTGATAAACACCTTTCTCCTGATGGCCAGTATGTCCCCAGAATCATGTTTGTTG ACCCATCCCTGACAGTTAGAGCTGACATCACTGGAAGATACTCAAATCGTCTCTACGCTTACGAACCTTCAGATGTAGCTCTCT TGCTTGACAACATGAAGAAAGCTCTCAAATTGCTGAAGACTGAATTGTAG
- the AGR2 gene encoding anterior gradient protein 2 homolog isoform X2 — protein sequence MEKISVSAFLLLVALSYTLAKDITVKSGAKKDTKDSAPKLPQTLSRGWGDQLIWTQTYEEALYKSKTSNKPLMIIHHLDECPHSQALKKVFAENKEIQKLAEQFILLNLVYETTDKHLSPDGQYVPRIMFVDPSLTVRADITGRYSNRLYAYEPSDVALLLDNMKKALKLLKTEL from the exons ATGGAGAAGATCTCAGTGTCAGCATTCTTGCTCCTTGTCGCCCTCTCTTACACTCTGGCCAAAGATATCACAGTCAAATCAGGAGCTAAGAAGGACACAAAGGACTCGGCACCCAAACTGCCCCAGACCCTCTCCAGAG GTTGGGGTGACCAACTCATCTGGACTCAGACATACGAAGAAGCTTTATACAAATCCAAGACAAG CAACAAACCCTTAATGATTATTCATCACTTGGATGAATGCCCACACAGTCAAG CTTTAAAGAAAGTGTttgctgaaaataaagaaatccagAAATTGGCAGAGCAGTTCATCCTCCTCAATCTAGTT TATGAAACAACTGATAAACACCTTTCTCCTGATGGCCAGTATGTCCCCAGAATCATGTTTGTTG ACCCATCCCTGACAGTTAGAGCTGACATCACTGGAAGATACTCAAATCGTCTCTACGCTTACGAACCTTCAGATGTAGCTCTCT TGCTTGACAACATGAAGAAAGCTCTCAAATTGCTGAAGACTGAATTGTAG